The following coding sequences are from one Sander lucioperca isolate FBNREF2018 chromosome 2, SLUC_FBN_1.2, whole genome shotgun sequence window:
- the tcima gene encoding transcriptional and immune response regulator a, which produces MSSYMSSECHRVSPTVHGNKFDTAHRKKAVANIFEKVNQDSLMRLFQKTGDMKAEERVRSIFSYTQDPEETARALMALKQRKKDKFLQIAGMVRQLLTMS; this is translated from the coding sequence ATGTCGTCCTACATGTCATCTGAATGCCACCGTGTCAGCCCAACTGTCCACGGCAACAAGTTTGACACGGCGCACCGTAAAAAGGCCGTGGCCAACATTTTCGAAAAGGTCAACCAGGACTCGCTGATGAGACTTTTCCAGAAAACGGGCGACATGAAGGCggaggagagagtgaggagCATCTTCTCCTACACCCAGGACCCGGAGGAGACGGCCCGTGCCCTGATGGCTCTGAAGCAGCGAAAGAAGGACAAGTTCCTCCAGATCGCGGGCATGGTCCGTCAGCTGCTAACAATGAGTTGA